From Methanobacterium bryantii, a single genomic window includes:
- a CDS encoding restriction endonuclease gives MAKKMWMVRAGQNAFLIDDFKSKNIVAIGWDEIGDLSACKSHNAVKKLVNKKYPEFKEGKVNITASQINKFRFEFNKGEYVVSYNPEERIYLIGEISSDYIFKENSTRHNHIREVKWIGNVNRDDLSVSTRNTLGAISTIFEINGDASSEMISVINGKKVFRDEEEEDAEEGTLKEDMVLKSHEFIKDRVLSLDWDEMQELIAGILRSMGYKTMVSPRGPDRGRDVLASPDGLLLKEPRIAVEVKHRKGQMGAPEIRGFTGGLRPGDKGLYVSTGGFTREAKYEADRSNIPLTLIDSDLLVTLIIQYYDNFDSDTRTLIPLTKIYWPI, from the coding sequence ATGGCTAAGAAGATGTGGATGGTAAGAGCAGGTCAAAATGCATTTTTAATAGATGATTTTAAAAGTAAAAACATTGTAGCAATTGGTTGGGATGAAATAGGGGATTTATCTGCATGTAAATCTCACAATGCTGTAAAAAAACTCGTTAATAAAAAATATCCTGAATTTAAAGAGGGTAAAGTCAATATAACTGCAAGTCAAATTAACAAATTTAGATTTGAATTTAATAAGGGAGAATATGTTGTTTCTTACAATCCTGAAGAAAGAATTTATTTAATAGGTGAAATATCATCTGATTATATTTTCAAAGAGAATTCCACTAGACATAATCATATTAGAGAAGTAAAATGGATTGGTAACGTAAACCGAGATGATCTTTCTGTTTCTACAAGAAATACTTTAGGTGCAATTTCAACTATTTTTGAGATTAACGGAGATGCCTCATCTGAAATGATTAGCGTTATCAATGGTAAAAAGGTTTTTAGGGATGAAGAGGAAGAAGATGCTGAAGAAGGCACTCTTAAGGAAGATATGGTTTTAAAGTCTCATGAATTCATTAAGGATCGTGTGTTAAGTCTTGATTGGGATGAAATGCAAGAATTAATAGCAGGAATTCTTAGGAGTATGGGTTATAAAACAATGGTATCGCCAAGAGGGCCTGATAGGGGTAGAGATGTACTGGCATCTCCAGATGGTCTTCTTTTGAAGGAACCTCGAATAGCTGTGGAAGTAAAACATAGAAAAGGTCAAATGGGAGCTCCAGAAATAAGGGGATTTACTGGAGGTTTACGGCCTGGAGACAAAGGACTTTATGTTTCTACTGGTGGATTTACAAGAGAAGCTAAATATGAAGCGGATAGGTCTAACATACCTTTAACTTTAATTGATTCAGATTTACTTGTAACTTTAATTATCCAGTATTATGATAATTTTGATTCTGATACGCGGACTTTAATACCTTTAACTAAGATTTACTGGCCAATATAG